The Flammeovirgaceae bacterium genome contains a region encoding:
- a CDS encoding TonB-dependent receptor: MIKKIAVVCMLLAGSGAYTQHRIHGKVEDAKTKTALAGATVTRLSDRLTTVTDGDGYFSIVQSNEKAVTLEIRFVGYETQQVTVKPGEEELLIALAEATLLTDEVIIVATRAGEKTPTTFTTVSKEELQQQNFGQDLPLLLNWTPSLVTTSDAGNGIGYTGMRIRGSDATRINVTINGIPYNDSESQGTFWVDIPDIASSTQSIQIQRGVGTSSNGAGAFGATVNLQTNTLKAEPYAEAIVSAGSFNTQRYTFQSGTGLLNNRWAFDARLSRITSDGYVERASSDLGSYFLSAGYHGKNTLVKALVFGGNEVTYQSWYGLDEATMKLNRRFNYAGAIYDENYNVVRYYENQVDDYTQHHYQLHVSQKLNPYWNANMALHYTRGFGFYEEYHQGDSLKYLGLPDYTVGDTTISAMDVVVQRWLDNHFYGTTFSFNYEKDRTNLIIGGALNQYGHARHFGKLLWAQFADAVPSTNYTYYNGSSLKNDFNGYIKLHYDITNRVNGFIDLQYRHVFYKTAGLRDDQSSYAVNETFNFFNPKAGISYTLADQSMLYASYAIAHREPNRTDYLENDNKPKPERLGNLEAGWRKRLTRYTLEINYYLMNYKDQLVLTGELDNAGYPIRANVGSSYRTGIEVSSVIRLNQALTWNVNTTLSKNMNRNYTFTNSNNDLITRNTPIILSPNFVAGSQLSWQINRIVTASLLSKYVGGQFLDNTGNESLKLDAYFVNDLRLNFRTPFKTFGMEVNLLVNNVLNVEYAANGYAYYGTAYFYPQAGRHFMAMLHIKF, from the coding sequence ATGATAAAAAAGATTGCAGTTGTTTGCATGCTGCTGGCAGGCAGCGGTGCATACACCCAACACCGTATTCACGGCAAAGTTGAAGACGCCAAAACCAAAACCGCCCTGGCGGGCGCCACCGTTACACGGTTGAGTGACCGGTTAACAACCGTAACCGATGGTGATGGTTATTTCAGTATCGTCCAATCGAATGAAAAAGCAGTTACGCTTGAGATTCGGTTTGTTGGTTATGAAACGCAACAGGTAACGGTAAAACCAGGCGAGGAAGAGTTGCTTATCGCGTTAGCTGAAGCAACCCTCCTTACCGATGAGGTGATTATCGTAGCCACCCGGGCGGGCGAAAAAACACCGACTACTTTTACTACTGTTTCAAAAGAAGAATTGCAGCAGCAAAATTTCGGACAGGATTTACCCCTGTTACTCAACTGGACACCCTCGCTGGTTACCACCTCCGATGCCGGTAACGGCATTGGCTATACCGGCATGCGCATCCGCGGAAGCGATGCCACCCGCATTAATGTAACCATCAACGGCATTCCGTATAACGACAGCGAATCGCAGGGCACCTTTTGGGTTGACATACCTGATATTGCTTCATCTACCCAGAGCATCCAAATCCAGCGGGGAGTCGGCACTTCTTCCAATGGCGCAGGTGCATTTGGTGCCACCGTAAATTTACAGACCAATACATTAAAAGCTGAGCCGTATGCCGAGGCCATTGTTTCGGCCGGATCGTTTAATACCCAACGCTATACATTTCAATCCGGCACAGGGTTACTCAACAATCGCTGGGCTTTTGATGCCCGGCTTTCCAGGATTACTTCTGACGGCTACGTGGAGCGCGCCTCCTCTGATTTGGGTTCGTATTTCCTTAGCGCGGGCTATCACGGAAAAAATACGCTGGTTAAGGCCCTTGTTTTTGGCGGTAATGAGGTTACGTACCAGTCGTGGTACGGGCTGGATGAAGCAACCATGAAATTAAACAGGCGGTTTAATTATGCCGGTGCGATTTATGATGAAAACTATAATGTGGTGCGGTACTACGAAAACCAGGTAGACGATTACACACAACATCATTACCAATTGCATGTTTCACAAAAACTGAATCCGTACTGGAATGCCAATATGGCCCTTCATTATACCCGTGGATTTGGTTTTTATGAAGAATACCACCAGGGCGATTCGCTGAAATACCTGGGCCTGCCCGATTACACCGTTGGCGATACTACTATTTCAGCCATGGATGTGGTGGTACAGCGGTGGCTCGATAACCATTTTTACGGCACGACCTTCTCATTTAATTACGAAAAGGATCGCACCAACCTGATTATCGGTGGTGCACTGAATCAATACGGCCACGCGCGCCACTTCGGCAAGCTGCTTTGGGCCCAGTTTGCCGATGCAGTTCCTTCTACCAACTACACCTATTACAACGGCTCCTCCTTAAAGAATGATTTCAACGGGTACATTAAACTACATTACGATATAACAAACCGGGTAAATGGATTTATCGACTTGCAGTACAGGCACGTATTTTACAAAACAGCGGGGCTGCGCGATGATCAAAGCAGTTATGCTGTAAATGAAACCTTCAATTTCTTTAATCCGAAAGCTGGTATTAGCTACACGCTGGCTGATCAGAGCATGCTGTATGCTTCCTATGCCATCGCCCACCGTGAACCGAACCGCACCGATTACCTGGAAAACGACAACAAGCCTAAACCTGAACGACTTGGCAACCTGGAAGCCGGCTGGCGTAAACGATTAACACGGTATACCCTCGAAATAAATTATTACCTGATGAACTATAAAGACCAACTGGTGCTTACCGGTGAGCTCGACAACGCGGGCTATCCCATCCGCGCCAACGTGGGCAGCAGCTACCGCACCGGCATTGAAGTATCTTCAGTTATTCGATTAAATCAGGCGCTTACGTGGAATGTTAACACAACGCTCAGTAAAAACATGAACCGCAACTATACGTTTACCAACAGCAACAACGATTTGATTACACGCAACACTCCAATTATTCTTTCACCCAATTTCGTTGCCGGCAGCCAGCTTTCCTGGCAAATCAACCGGATAGTTACTGCATCGCTTTTAAGCAAATATGTTGGCGGGCAATTTCTTGACAATACCGGAAACGAATCGCTTAAACTGGATGCTTATTTTGTAAATGATTTGCGTTTAAACTTTCGTACTCCATTTAAAACATTCGGTATGGAAGTTAACCTGTTGGTAAATAATGTGCTTAATGTGGAGTATGCGGCCAATGGTTACGCTTATTACGGAACCGCGTATTTTTACCCACAGGCCGGCCGGCATTTTATGGCCATGCTGCACATAAAATTTTAG
- a CDS encoding geranylgeranylglycerol-phosphate geranylgeranyltransferase produces the protein MTSFKALAESLLRLTRAWNLIILALAQYFTAYFLIGSHTLPDWRLFILAVSTTMVAAAGYVINDYYDMKIDIINRPGRVVVGRLIHRRFAIILHAALSFAGIALGFLLSYWIVAINIFSVVLLWFYSSLLKRLPFVGNLAVSVLTGLSIAVINILYHTPNLLVIIYAVFAFFMTLIREIIKDMEDLKGDNTYGCKTLPIVWGIRKTKIFLYTLITLFALSVLFINYAYVKLEMIYFIMFLFVPLAWLVSRLARADTMRDFGWLSSFCKVILLLGILSMALV, from the coding sequence ATGACCTCCTTTAAAGCCCTTGCTGAATCATTACTGCGCCTGACACGGGCCTGGAACCTGATTATTCTGGCACTTGCTCAGTATTTTACGGCTTATTTTCTTATCGGCAGCCATACCCTGCCGGACTGGCGGTTGTTTATACTGGCGGTCTCAACCACCATGGTTGCCGCAGCGGGGTACGTGATCAACGACTATTACGATATGAAAATAGACATCATCAACCGGCCCGGCCGGGTGGTGGTGGGCAGGCTCATTCACCGCAGGTTTGCCATCATCCTGCACGCAGCACTTTCGTTTGCCGGCATTGCGCTGGGTTTTTTATTGTCATACTGGATTGTCGCAATTAATATCTTTTCGGTGGTTTTATTGTGGTTTTATTCCAGTCTGCTGAAGCGATTACCATTTGTGGGCAACCTGGCCGTTTCAGTATTAACCGGACTTTCCATTGCGGTGATTAACATTTTGTACCATACACCCAACCTGCTGGTAATTATCTACGCGGTCTTTGCATTTTTTATGACGCTGATTCGTGAGATTATCAAAGACATGGAAGATTTAAAAGGCGATAATACGTATGGATGCAAAACACTTCCCATCGTTTGGGGAATTCGCAAAACAAAAATATTTCTATATACACTTATAACCCTGTTTGCATTAAGTGTCTTGTTTATCAACTACGCTTATGTAAAGTTAGAGATGATTTATTTTATAATGTTCCTGTTCGTTCCGTTGGCCTGGCTGGTGTCGCGCCTGGCCCGGGCTGATACCATGCGCGATTTCGGGTGGCTGAGTAGTTTTTGCAAAGTGATTCTGCTGCTCGGAATTTTAAGCATGGCTCTTGTTTAG
- the purN gene encoding phosphoribosylglycinamide formyltransferase, which produces MQTQLSGSDNSTHEKRLAIFASGSGTNAEAIMTHFANHPLVAVAALLSNNPHAYALQRAQKFNVPTFVFNRHQFKESHEVLNWLTEKKITHLVLAGFMWLVPDYLVKAYAGRIINIHPALLPRYGGKGMYGMHVHQAVKAAGEKETGITIHLVNERYDEGKILLQARVKLTGTETAEEIAAKVHELEYRHYPDVIEKWARNS; this is translated from the coding sequence ATGCAAACACAACTGTCCGGTTCCGACAACTCCACACACGAAAAACGGCTGGCCATCTTTGCTTCCGGCAGCGGCACGAATGCCGAGGCGATTATGACGCATTTTGCAAATCATCCGCTGGTTGCCGTTGCCGCATTACTCAGTAATAATCCGCACGCCTATGCGCTGCAGCGCGCACAAAAATTTAACGTACCGACTTTTGTATTTAATCGTCACCAGTTTAAGGAGTCGCATGAAGTGTTGAACTGGCTCACCGAAAAGAAAATCACCCACCTGGTGCTGGCCGGCTTTATGTGGCTGGTGCCCGATTACCTGGTAAAAGCCTATGCCGGAAGAATCATTAACATCCACCCGGCCCTGCTGCCCCGGTATGGAGGCAAGGGCATGTACGGCATGCACGTGCACCAGGCTGTAAAGGCTGCCGGTGAAAAGGAGACTGGCATTACCATCCACCTGGTTAATGAGCGATACGATGAAGGGAAAATTTTGCTTCAGGCACGGGTTAAATTAACAGGCACTGAAACAGCCGAAGAGATTGCCGCTAAAGTACACGAACTGGAATACCGGCACTACCCGGACGTAATTGAAAAATGGGCTAGAAATTCCTGA
- a CDS encoding thymidine kinase: MFIEPQLHKNNPPGRAGWIEVICGCMFSGKTEELIRRLNRALIARQHVEIFKPVTDKRYHEQNIVSHNERAIRSTPVNFASDILLLAGDCDVVGIDEAQFFDEAIVEVCNTLANSGKRVIVAGLDMDFEGKPFGPMPNLLAVAEFVTKVHAICAQTGELASFSFRLTEHNQQVLLGEKAQYEARSRSSFNEGMRKRKNEPPKIQE; encoded by the coding sequence ATGTTTATCGAACCGCAACTTCATAAAAACAATCCCCCCGGCCGGGCCGGCTGGATTGAAGTGATCTGCGGCTGTATGTTTTCGGGTAAAACCGAAGAACTTATCCGAAGACTTAACCGTGCACTGATTGCCCGGCAACATGTGGAAATATTTAAACCGGTTACCGATAAGCGGTATCACGAGCAAAACATTGTATCGCATAACGAGCGGGCCATCCGTTCGACTCCCGTAAACTTTGCTTCCGACATTTTGCTGCTGGCCGGTGATTGCGATGTAGTGGGTATTGATGAAGCCCAGTTTTTTGATGAGGCCATCGTGGAGGTTTGTAACACACTGGCTAACAGCGGCAAACGGGTTATCGTAGCCGGGCTGGATATGGATTTTGAGGGCAAACCTTTCGGTCCCATGCCGAACCTGCTCGCGGTGGCCGAGTTTGTAACAAAAGTCCATGCCATCTGCGCACAAACCGGAGAGCTTGCTTCGTTTTCGTTCAGGCTTACCGAGCACAACCAGCAGGTTCTGCTCGGTGAAAAGGCACAATACGAAGCCCGCAGCCGCAGCAGTTTTAATGAGGGCATGAGGAAAAGAAAAAATGAGCCGCCAAAAATACAAGAATAA
- a CDS encoding T9SS type A sorting domain-containing protein gives MSRQKYKNNKSWFFTGILLFTVKVFAQEIPLGTWRTHISYNSIHSITQSSSKIYGATFNGISIVDRADGSITSLNKLNGLSGTGITAMAFDNNRNQVVVGYADGNLDIVKQNEIINFNALKNSPTIIGSKRINQVSIQQPYAYLATDFGVVVFDLIRLEIKETWRDLGVSGSQLKIFGSTFKTDSIFLATDNGVIAGDLDDNLMDFNNWKRFNQGSFNNAVQSITYFNTKVYAAINGDGIYNYVNGIWTKEIFLQNEDFTSLSSFTDLLITTSSQVWKISSAGVLTEVTNSLTQKPLCAVEDSSGKLWIGDGRNGLVSNTSGTFQTSNPNGPSFSGSFRLKHFSGTVYALAGGFKPDFTPAGKTEYVNYFSLGNWNTLPDYFQEDVTGVDFSADKTYVSSFTLGLQVHTNTVTIFNSSNSPLTNSRVSAIASSAEGVWVANYNAPQPLHLLKPDNTWQSFSFPVSAAQYPVNLLVDNLGQVWMMLNPSAGGILVFNKSTNQHVYLTEAPGAGALPSRKVYALANDRNGAVWVGTDAGVAYFPDPSRIFSGNINSVKPLVNGRVLLNDEKTTAIAVDGGNRKWIGTERGVWLFDQFGETQLLHFNESNSPLLSDKINAIEIHPSTGEVFFATDAGIVSYRSDATAGTPSFSNIKIFPNPVTATFTGTVGITGLATDATVKITDVSGRLVWQTQANGSTATWNVRDVSGRRASTGIYLVIAISQDGSESMIGKIAVIN, from the coding sequence ATGAGCCGCCAAAAATACAAGAATAACAAGAGTTGGTTTTTTACCGGCATCCTTCTGTTTACGGTAAAGGTTTTTGCCCAGGAAATACCCCTCGGTACCTGGCGTACACACATTTCTTATAATTCAATTCACTCCATCACACAAAGCTCATCAAAAATTTATGGGGCCACTTTCAACGGAATTAGTATTGTTGATCGGGCTGACGGATCGATCACTTCACTCAATAAACTTAATGGGCTTAGCGGAACCGGCATTACTGCGATGGCCTTTGATAACAACCGGAATCAAGTAGTGGTTGGCTATGCTGACGGCAACCTTGACATTGTAAAACAAAACGAGATTATCAATTTCAATGCACTGAAAAACTCACCAACTATTATCGGCTCCAAGCGAATAAATCAGGTGAGCATTCAACAACCCTATGCTTACCTGGCAACCGACTTTGGCGTGGTGGTATTTGATCTTATCCGTCTGGAAATCAAAGAAACCTGGCGCGACCTCGGGGTAAGTGGCTCGCAACTGAAAATTTTCGGCAGCACCTTTAAAACCGACAGCATTTTTCTGGCTACTGATAACGGAGTGATTGCCGGTGATCTGGATGACAACCTGATGGATTTTAACAACTGGAAACGTTTTAACCAGGGCAGTTTTAACAATGCAGTTCAATCAATCACTTATTTCAATACCAAAGTATATGCGGCAATTAATGGTGATGGGATTTACAACTATGTTAACGGAATCTGGACAAAAGAAATCTTTTTACAAAACGAAGACTTTACAAGCCTTTCTTCTTTCACTGATTTGTTGATCACAACTTCTTCACAGGTATGGAAAATCAGCAGTGCCGGTGTCCTGACGGAGGTAACCAATAGTCTTACTCAAAAACCACTATGCGCTGTGGAAGATAGTAGTGGAAAATTGTGGATTGGTGACGGCCGGAATGGGCTTGTATCGAACACCAGCGGAACCTTTCAGACGTCCAATCCCAATGGCCCTTCATTCTCAGGCAGCTTCAGGCTCAAGCACTTTTCCGGTACGGTGTACGCACTGGCCGGTGGCTTTAAGCCTGATTTTACACCAGCCGGAAAAACTGAATACGTAAACTACTTTAGTTTGGGCAACTGGAATACCCTGCCAGACTATTTTCAAGAGGATGTTACAGGCGTTGACTTTTCTGCTGACAAAACCTATGTATCATCCTTTACCCTGGGGCTTCAGGTACATACCAACACCGTTACCATTTTTAACAGCAGCAACAGTCCGTTAACCAACAGCCGGGTTTCGGCCATTGCGTCTTCAGCCGAAGGGGTGTGGGTTGCCAATTACAATGCCCCGCAGCCGCTGCACCTGCTTAAGCCGGATAACACGTGGCAGTCGTTCTCCTTTCCGGTAAGTGCAGCGCAGTACCCGGTTAACCTGCTGGTTGATAACCTGGGCCAGGTTTGGATGATGCTCAATCCATCAGCCGGAGGCATTCTTGTTTTCAACAAGTCAACCAATCAGCATGTTTATTTAACGGAAGCCCCGGGCGCAGGCGCTTTGCCCAGTCGCAAAGTGTATGCGTTGGCAAACGATCGCAACGGTGCAGTTTGGGTGGGCACGGATGCGGGTGTTGCTTATTTTCCTGATCCTTCGCGAATATTCAGCGGAAACATCAATTCGGTAAAACCGCTAGTGAATGGAAGGGTACTCCTTAACGATGAAAAAACGACCGCCATTGCTGTTGATGGTGGAAACCGGAAATGGATTGGTACCGAACGGGGTGTTTGGTTATTCGATCAGTTTGGCGAAACACAACTTCTGCACTTCAATGAATCAAACAGCCCGCTGCTGTCTGATAAAATCAATGCCATTGAAATACATCCGTCAACCGGTGAAGTGTTTTTTGCAACCGATGCAGGTATTGTTTCTTACCGGTCCGATGCCACTGCAGGTACACCTTCTTTTTCCAACATCAAAATATTTCCAAACCCGGTAACGGCCACATTTACAGGCACAGTTGGAATTACCGGCCTCGCCACCGATGCCACGGTAAAGATTACCGATGTATCCGGCCGGTTGGTATGGCAAACGCAGGCCAACGGAAGCACTGCTACCTGGAATGTGCGGGATGTCTCGGGCCGCAGGGCATCAACGGGTATTTACCTGGTTATTGCCATTTCGCAGGACGGGAGCGAAAGCATGATTGGAAAAATCGCTGTTATTAACTGA
- the recO gene encoding DNA repair protein RecO, which translates to MLQKTRGIVFRFTRFRETSIIVTIFTEHFGLQSYIVNGVRSASAKGKMALYQPLTLLDLVAYHKEHGNIMRLKEVKCLYHYQTISTNIKKSTIVLFLAELVSKTVKDESHAPELFDFLSGSLITLDEMKSGFENFHLVFLVRLSRLLGFGAYSTTDITGGRHADETLLSLIGKLVTCDYQDHLELSLVQRRDILDWLLRFYKTHMDSLGEFKSVQVLKEVLS; encoded by the coding sequence GTGCTGCAGAAAACGCGAGGCATCGTATTTCGATTTACCCGGTTCAGGGAAACCTCCATCATCGTTACCATTTTTACTGAGCATTTTGGATTACAGTCGTATATCGTTAACGGAGTGCGCAGTGCTTCGGCTAAAGGAAAGATGGCCCTGTATCAGCCGTTAACACTTCTTGACCTGGTTGCGTATCATAAGGAACATGGCAACATCATGCGGCTTAAAGAAGTAAAATGTTTATACCATTATCAAACCATTTCAACTAACATTAAAAAATCAACCATCGTGTTGTTTTTAGCCGAGCTGGTAAGCAAAACAGTTAAGGATGAAAGCCACGCCCCTGAATTATTTGATTTTCTATCCGGCTCACTGATTACGCTCGATGAAATGAAATCCGGATTCGAAAATTTCCACCTGGTGTTCCTGGTACGGCTTAGTCGCCTGCTTGGGTTTGGGGCATATTCAACAACGGATATTACAGGCGGGAGGCATGCCGATGAAACCCTCCTCTCCTTAATCGGCAAGTTGGTAACCTGCGATTACCAGGACCACTTGGAATTGAGCCTTGTGCAACGCAGGGATATTTTAGACTGGCTTCTGCGGTTTTACAAAACCCACATGGATTCACTGGGTGAGTTTAAATCGGTGCAGGTGTTAAAGGAAGTACTGAGTTAA
- a CDS encoding TerB family tellurite resistance protein, translating to MSRSLNFQLGLLHFAHLLMSADGKIDEQEKAMLERIRNEEEIPHTLYTYFLNVASRLSEQQSYRTGVERLNQCDEEEKLSAFVHLYRLAQADDRMDMKEVRFLLYSLKQTKIEFEDVMLSARLSGAGSVNQLHKRVA from the coding sequence ATGAGCCGCTCACTTAATTTCCAGTTAGGTCTGCTTCATTTTGCCCATTTGCTGATGAGTGCAGATGGTAAGATTGATGAACAGGAAAAAGCAATGTTGGAACGTATCCGAAATGAAGAGGAAATTCCACACACACTATACACCTACTTTTTGAATGTAGCATCACGGCTATCCGAGCAGCAAAGCTACAGAACAGGCGTTGAGCGACTTAATCAATGCGATGAGGAGGAAAAGCTGAGTGCTTTTGTACACCTGTACCGACTTGCCCAGGCTGACGACCGGATGGACATGAAAGAGGTGAGGTTTCTGCTGTACTCGCTGAAACAGACAAAGATTGAGTTTGAAGATGTGATGCTGAGCGCCAGGCTATCCGGTGCAGGTTCTGTAAATCAATTGCACAAACGGGTGGCTTAA
- a CDS encoding pyridoxal phosphate-dependent aminotransferase yields MNSLSDRINAIEESATLAMAAKAREYKNRGLDVINLSLGEPDFKTPQHICEAAKKAIDEGKYFAYPPVAGYQDFREALAAKYRKENNVPYKAENMVVSNGAKQSIANAMLALLNPGDEVIVFSPYWVSYDALIRLSEATPVIVKGSIENDFKVTAGQVEKAITKRTKAIIFSSPCNPTGSVFSRKEIEAIASVVLRHENLLVIADEIYEHINFTGDSVSIASLPGMFERTITVNGFAKGYAMTGWRVGYIGAPKWIADGCNKIQGQLTSANCSIAQRAALAAITGDQGPTRKMVEEYRNRREIVYNLLKEIPGVKSNFPQGAFYFFPDVSSYFGKSDGTITVTNDFDLCMYLLDKAHVSLVPGGAFGDDRCIRLSYAASEKELREALKRMKEALQKLR; encoded by the coding sequence ATGAATAGCCTTTCCGATCGTATCAATGCCATTGAAGAATCGGCCACCCTGGCCATGGCGGCCAAAGCGCGCGAGTACAAAAACCGCGGGCTGGATGTAATCAACCTGAGTTTGGGCGAGCCCGATTTTAAAACACCGCAACACATTTGCGAAGCGGCCAAAAAAGCCATTGATGAAGGAAAGTATTTCGCGTACCCCCCGGTAGCGGGCTATCAGGATTTTCGCGAAGCGCTGGCGGCCAAGTACCGGAAAGAAAACAACGTTCCGTATAAAGCAGAGAACATGGTGGTGTCCAATGGCGCCAAGCAGTCCATTGCGAATGCCATGCTGGCGTTGCTCAACCCGGGCGATGAGGTGATTGTGTTTTCACCGTATTGGGTAAGCTACGATGCGCTTATCCGATTATCGGAAGCCACTCCGGTTATTGTAAAGGGAAGTATTGAAAATGATTTTAAAGTAACAGCCGGTCAGGTTGAAAAGGCGATAACCAAAAGAACAAAGGCGATTATTTTTTCTTCTCCGTGCAACCCGACCGGCTCTGTTTTTTCCCGCAAGGAAATTGAAGCCATTGCTTCGGTAGTATTGAGGCATGAAAACCTGTTGGTAATTGCCGATGAAATTTATGAACACATCAATTTCACCGGTGATTCGGTAAGCATTGCTTCCCTGCCGGGAATGTTTGAGCGCACCATTACGGTAAATGGGTTTGCCAAAGGGTATGCCATGACGGGCTGGCGTGTGGGGTATATCGGGGCGCCAAAATGGATTGCGGATGGGTGTAATAAAATTCAAGGCCAGCTTACGTCTGCCAATTGCTCCATTGCCCAGCGTGCTGCACTGGCGGCCATCACAGGCGATCAAGGCCCAACCCGCAAAATGGTAGAGGAGTACCGAAACCGCAGGGAGATCGTGTACAACCTGTTGAAGGAAATACCCGGTGTAAAGTCTAATTTCCCTCAAGGTGCTTTTTACTTCTTCCCTGATGTATCATCCTATTTTGGCAAGTCGGATGGCACCATTACCGTAACGAACGATTTTGACCTGTGCATGTATTTGCTGGACAAGGCGCACGTTTCGCTGGTCCCAGGCGGTGCGTTTGGCGATGACCGCTGCATCAGGCTGTCGTATGCAGCTTCAGAAAAGGAGTTGCGGGAGGCTTTAAAACGAATGAAGGAGGCTCTTCAAAAGCTCAGGTAA
- the recR gene encoding recombination protein RecR, with translation MEYSSKLIEEAVNQISRLPGIGKKTALRLVLHLVKEKEECTFSLTEALNKLRSGIRFCVHCHNISDAEVCSICAGVKRDRSVLCVVENANDVLAIENTAQFNGLYHVLGGVISPINGIGPGELKIESLVNRLNHGQSEIREIILALSPTLEGDTTAFYIHKRVKDIPVKVSVIARGVPVGGELEYADEITLGRSITARTIFN, from the coding sequence GTGGAATACTCCTCAAAGCTTATTGAAGAAGCTGTGAACCAGATTTCCCGGTTGCCGGGAATCGGTAAAAAAACGGCTCTGCGCCTGGTGCTGCACCTGGTTAAGGAAAAGGAGGAGTGCACCTTCTCGTTAACCGAGGCATTGAATAAGCTTCGTTCTGGTATCCGGTTTTGTGTTCACTGTCATAACATTTCCGATGCGGAGGTGTGCTCCATCTGTGCAGGCGTAAAACGCGACCGCTCGGTGCTGTGCGTTGTTGAAAATGCCAACGATGTGCTGGCCATTGAAAACACAGCCCAGTTTAACGGGCTCTACCATGTGCTGGGCGGAGTCATATCGCCCATTAACGGCATCGGACCTGGCGAACTGAAAATTGAGTCGCTTGTTAATCGCCTCAATCACGGTCAATCGGAGATCAGGGAGATAATATTGGCATTAAGCCCTACACTTGAGGGCGACACAACCGCTTTTTACATTCACAAACGCGTAAAAGATATTCCCGTTAAGGTAAGCGTTATTGCGCGCGGTGTGCCGGTCGGTGGCGAGCTGGAATATGCCGATGAAATAACACTTGGCCGCAGCATAACTGCAAGAACAATTTTCAACTAG
- a CDS encoding ATP-dependent Clp protease adaptor ClpS — MIRAGTVTREQELVDVLEVVETTDLLDLVVFNDDFNTFDHVIDTLIRVCRHTVEQAEQCTWIIHHKGKCTVKHGTLAELKPMRDAICEAGIDARII, encoded by the coding sequence ATGATACGCGCAGGCACTGTAACACGGGAACAGGAATTGGTTGATGTGCTTGAAGTTGTTGAAACTACCGACTTGCTCGACCTGGTAGTGTTTAACGATGACTTCAACACGTTTGACCATGTGATTGATACCCTCATTCGGGTTTGCCGCCATACGGTTGAGCAGGCCGAACAGTGCACCTGGATTATCCATCATAAAGGAAAGTGCACGGTAAAACACGGAACGCTTGCTGAACTCAAGCCGATGCGTGATGCTATTTGTGAAGCGGGAATTGACGCCCGAATAATCTAA